Proteins co-encoded in one Yamadazyma tenuis chromosome 1, complete sequence genomic window:
- a CDS encoding uncharacterized protein (EggNog:ENOG503PHJS), which produces MRSPGLGNSMAAGTQIPRFHSRQLHNIPKNGLPIIFPPYQPSDFFTDIDPENVARYAPAIDKMISLFPPPLAPAVPVELESHGEGIMIPFIFPPPPVIKPDPYIDDNAFFLRKRKSFTDQKSPLLEPVELAPLPFPPRNFMPYPLDASKATLTPHDVFTDFLDASTILPRTDMVVASAAGTLTDFKYQADKEGFSIQEYDIDKKRKSQSDAYDRAAEEENSSYYDQINVTDQYDKMYRGLYDPFEPSASQHLSASIQANLSNVKNKPVDKEYSSLLNYKERVLSRHPEAKRLEKYTSYHKSDLNKKRESLLMSLTDIESRQELHKHHLLKTRKKQLITKLRGLRASTVYLTDNENQHLVDEQLAKMKDRMAEDRDSELVKLKFEFNYEVLRQLTSFYQDSDKIYRKFQGTTLNKLLKLMNFFEFQKKQFQKLLESRKMWNELTDLTNKESSKLYSDISERNYGPELKEILKLKLAMADNRGTAEDEARVVQMIENLHTNTFSDSMDKFSDVTDFMPLVSSKEFDLITTNLNKQKNDVKMNMNVKHQIFRSALYESGSDSTYASSFNNSTTSVPDTPKRRGRRSNLEVDEENLNSETFLLAKISKHFVGPQPVNQDQMNEDFEVMGIKSKWK; this is translated from the coding sequence ATGCGGTCTCCTGGCCTTGGGAATTCTATGGCTGCTGGCACCCAGATTCCCCGATTTCACAGCCGCCAGTTGCATAACATCCCCAAAAACGGATTACCTATAATATTCCCCCCGTACCAGCCCAGTGACTTCTTCACGGACATAGACCCGGAAAATGTCGCCAGGTATGCGCCAGCCATCGACAAGATGATAAGTTTGTTTCCTCCTCCACTTGCCCCTGCGGTGCCGGTGGAATTGGAGTCTCACGGGGAAGGAATCATGATACCTTTTATATTTCCGCCACCGCCAGTGATCAAGCCGGACCCGTACATTGACGACAATGCGTTCTTTCTCAGGAAACGGAAGCTGTTTACAGACCAGAAATCCCCATTGTTGGAGCCAGTTGAATTAGCACCTTTACCGTTCCCACCCCGAAACTTCATGCCATATCCGTTGGACGCCAGTAAGGCGACATTGACGCCGCACGATGTGTTTACCGACTTTTTGGATGCTTCCACCATTTTGCCCCGTACAGACATGGTGGTCGCAAGTGCTGCTGGTACTTTGACTGATTTCAAGTATCAAGCAGACAAGGAAGGGTTTTCGATCCAAGAATACGACATCGATAAAAAGCGGAAGAGTCAGTCAGACGCCTACGACCGGGCGGCTGAGGAAGAAAACAGCTCGTACTATGACCAAATCAATGTTACAGACCAGTACGACAAAATGTACCGAGGGCTTTACGATCCATTTGAACCCAGTGCATCTCAGCACTTATCTGCTTCGATTCAGGCAAACCTTAGTAATGTCAAGAACAAGCCAGTAGACAAGGAGTACTCGAGTTTGCTCAACTATAAGGAACGGGTACTCAGTCGACATCCTGAGGCGAAACGACTTGAGAAGTATACCAGCTATCATAAAAGCGACTTGAATAAGAAGCGTGAGAGCCTCTTGATGTCGCTTACAGACATTGAGAGTCGCCAGGAATTGCATAAACATCATCTACTCAAGACCAGGAAGAAGCAGTTAATAACCAAACTCAGAGGCTTGAGAGCCTCAACCGTGTACCTTACCGATAATGAGAACCAGCACTTGGTCGATGAGCAGTTGGCTAAGATGAAGGATCGAATGGCCGAGGACCGGGACTCggagttggtgaagttgaagtttgagTTCAACTACGAGGTGTTACGACAATTGACCAGTTTTTACCAAGATTCCGATAAGATATACCGAAAGTTCCAGGGAACaaccttgaacaagttgctcaagttgatgaacttcTTTGAGTTCCAGAAAaagcagtttcaaaagCTCCTTGAGAGCCGTAAAATGTGGAATGAGTTGACCGACTTGACTAATAAGGAAAGCTCCAAGTTGTACAGTGATATAAGTGAGAGGAACTATGGACctgagttgaaggagattttgaaacTAAAGTTGGCCATGGCTGATAACCGAGGGACTGCCGAGGATGAAGCCAGGGTGGTGCAGATGATTGAAAATCTCCATACAAACACTTTCTCCGACAGTATGGACAAGTTCAGCGATGTCACCGATTTCATGCCATTGGTGTCATCCAAAGAGTTTGACTTGATTACCACCAACTTAAACAAACAGAAGAACGACGTGAAGATGAACATGAATGTCAAGCATCAGATTTTTAGGAGTGCCTTATATGAGAGTGGATCCGATTCCACCTATGCGTCgtctttcaacaattctaCTACAAGTGTGCCTGATACCCCCAAGAGAcgtggaagaagaagtaaCCTCGAGGTGGATGAGGAGAATCTCAACTCGGAAACGTTCCTTTTAGCCAAGATCCTGAAGCACTTTGTAGGACCTCAACCGGTGAACCAGGATCAGATGAACGAAGATTTCGAGGTAATGGGCATCAAGTCTAAGTGGAAGTAG